A window from Hemicordylus capensis ecotype Gifberg chromosome 2, rHemCap1.1.pri, whole genome shotgun sequence encodes these proteins:
- the LOC128344154 gene encoding transcription factor JunD-like has translation MSGGGRPGARVAVKMEVAPFYSEEGLELLPDFVQLPGFGGGPGVAGPTGLEPAEESGADPQHKLLLGGKKQPRDLVGAASPSAALPPAGPFSSLRSRAGANSTVHRLIQEAPGGVGGPEVGPGGLQPLLKLPAAADLEQLLIQAGSPGLAGPASPTGGGPSVAAATGGPFLYRPPQPSAQQLAVTQEQEGFADGFVKALADLHKQNQLLGVPPAPLSPTQHPGGPCCPPSRQESPAVYTTLGGFSPASPSAGGTFFSPQAVARLPAPGSTGRALEEPQTVPEAPVVVVPPPPPAPSSGESPPPPSSLSPLDAESQERLKAERKRLRNRIAASKCRRRKLERIARLEEKVKALKGQNAELAATASLLRAQVTQLQGRVRSHLSSGCHINAAAAAPAQTSAASSQPSGREGPPEPEASAC, from the coding sequence ATGAGCGGTGGCGGGCGCCCGGGCGCCCGAGTGGCTGTGAAGATGGAGGTGGCCCCTTTCTACAGCGAGGAAGGGCTGGAGCTGCTCCCGGACTTCGTGCAGCTGCCGGGCttcggcggcgggcccggcgtaGCGGGACCCACGGGACTGGAGCCAGCCGAGGAGAGCGGCGCGGACCCACAGCATAAGCTGCTCCTCGGCGGGAAGAAGCAACCGCGAGATTTGGTCGGGGCGGCCTCCCCCAGCGCCGCCTTGCCGCCGGCGGGGCCCTTCTCCTCGCTGCGCTCCCGCGCTGGGGCCAACAGCACCGTGCACCGCCTCATTCAGGAGGCGCCCGGCGGCGTTGGCGGCCCAGAGGTGGGCCCGGGCGGGTTGCAGCCCTTGCTCAAGCTGCCGGCGGCCGCCGACCTAGAGCAGCTGCTCATCCAAGCGGGCAGCCCGGGCCTCGCTGGGCCAGCCAGCCCCACCGGCGGCGGGCCCTCGGTGGCTGCAGCCACTGGCGGGCCCTTCCTGTACCGACCCCCGCAGCCCTCCGCCCAGCAGCTGGCAGTGACGCAGGAGCAGGAGGGCTTCGCCGATGGCTTTGTGAAGGCTCTGGCCGACTTGCACAAGCAGAACCAGCTGCTGGGGGTGCCGCCGGCGCCCCTTTCTCCCACCCAGCACCCGGGGGGCCCGTGCTGTCCTCCGTCCAGGCAGGAGTCCCCCGCCGTCTACACCACCTTGGGCGGCTTTAGCCCGGCCAGCCCGTCGGCTGGCGGCACTTTCTTCTCTCCCCAAGCCGTGGCTCGCCTCCCAGCGCCCGGCTCGACGGGCAGGGCTCTGGAGGAGCCGCAGACGGTGCCGGAGGCGCCGGTGGTGGTcgtgccgccgccacctcctgcgCCTTCGTCCGGTgagtcgccgccgccgccttcctcTTTGTCCCCGCTGGATGCTGAGAGCCAGGAGCGCCTCAAAGCCGAGCGCAAGAGGCTGCGCAACCGCATCGCAGCCTCCAAGTGCCGCCGGCGCAAGCTGGAGCGCATCGCCCGCCTGGAGGAGAAAGTCAAGGCGCTCAAAGGCCAGAACGCCGAGCTGGCCgccactgccagcctgctgcGTGCCCAGGTCACCCAGCTGCAAGGCCGCGTCCGGAGCCACCTTTCCAGCGGGTGTCATATCAACGCCGCGGCAGCAGCTCCTGCCCAAACCTCGGCGGCATCTAGCCAGCCCTCAGGCAGGGAGGGACCACCGGAGCCGGAGGCCAGCGCCTGCTGA